In the genome of Neodiprion pinetum isolate iyNeoPine1 chromosome 2, iyNeoPine1.2, whole genome shotgun sequence, one region contains:
- the LOC124213098 gene encoding protein SREK1IP1: protein MDPEFLSRLIPQNKEQVRPACKKCGYAGHLTFQCRNFIKVDPNKEIVLDVSSTSSDSDENYLSPLTELREKELKKKQKKAKKKKKKEKKLKKKSSKRKRSRSRSRSESSDSESESSEKKKKKYKKKSKKSKHKKQNKHSSSDSDSDSDSD, encoded by the coding sequence ATGGATCCCGAATTCTTATCCAGATTAATTCCACAAAACAAGGAACAAGTTCGACCGGCGTGCAAGAAATGTGGCTATGCTGGTCACCTGACATTTCAATGCAGGAATTTCATAAAGGTTGATCCAAACAAGGAAATAGTATTGGACGTCAGTAGCACGAGCTCTGATAGTGATGAAAATTATCTATCTCCACTGACTGAGTTGCGCGAAAAGGAactaaaaaagaaacagaagaaagcaaagaaaaagaaaaagaaggaaaagaagctaaaaaaaaaatcatctaaaCGCAAACGGTCGAGATCCAGATCTAGATCAGAGAGCTCTGATTCCGAATCCGAATCttcagagaaaaagaaaaagaaatacaagaaaaagagtaaaaaatcaaaacacaAAAAACAGAATAAGCACAGCTCCTCCGATTCTGATAGCGACAGCGActctgattga